The Anaerolineae bacterium DNA segment TGTGGTAATCGGGCCGGGGGCCATCACGCCGGAAAGGGAGATCAGCACGGCTTCCAACAGGAAGGGCAGGAGCGACATAGGCCGGCTAGTGCAGGATCTTGCTCAGGAACTGGCGCGTGCGCTCGTGCTTCGGCGCGGTGAACAGCTCTTCCGGGGTCGTCTCTTCGATGATGCGGCCGGCGTCCATGAAGATGATGCGGTCCGCCGCCGCCCGGGCAAAGCCCATCTCATGGGAGACCACCACCATGGTCATGCCCTCGCGCGCCAGGTCCAGCATCACATCCAGCACCTCCTTGATCATCTCCGGGTCCAGCGCGCTGGTCGGCTCGTCAAAGAGCATGATCTTCGGCTGCATGGCCAATGCCCGGGCAATGGCCACCCTCTGCTGTTGCCCGCCCGAAAGCTGCATGGGATAGGCATGCGCCTTTTCGGGAATGCCCACTTTCTTCAGCAGTTCATAGGCGATGTGCTCCGCCTCTTCCTTGCTCCGCTTGCGCACCACGCGCTGTGCCAGGGTGATGTTCTCCAGCGCCGTCAGGTGCGGGAAGAGGTTGAACTGCTGAAACACCATGCCCACTTCGGCGCGCACGGCGTTGATATTCGTCTTCTCATCGGTGAGGGGGATGCCGTCCACGATAATGGTGCCCGAGTCCAGCACTTCCAGGTGGTTGATACAGCGCAGGAGGGTGCTTTTGCCGGAGCCGCTGGGCCCGATGATGACCACCACCTCACCGCGGTTGACATGCATGGTCACATCAATCAGCGCCCGCACCCGGCCGAAGCTCTTGCAGACGTTGATGATCTCTATCATCTTTTGGGACGTACCTTTCCCTTCTTTCTCCATTTTCTTCCTCGCCTTCTCAATATGTCCCAGGTGACAGTCACCTATCGGGTGACTGTCACCTTACTTTCTTTACCGCCGCTGGCCCAGGGACATGCGGCGCTCCAGGGCGCTGGTCAGGCGGGTAAAGGTCAGGGTCAGCACTAGGTATATCAGCGCCACCATGGTCCAGGTCTCGAGGCTCAGGAAGGTGCGCGACATATATTCCCGCCCGCGGCGGGTCAGGTCCGCGACGGCCAGCACCGACACCAGCGATGAGTCCTTGAGCAGGGTGACAAACTCGTTGCCCACCGGCGGAAGGATGACGCGCACCGCTTGGGGCAGGATGACATAGCGCATGGCCTGGACATAGGTCATGCCCAGGGAGCGGGCGGCCTCCATCTGTCCGTGGTGGATGGACTGGATGCCGGCGCGGAAAATCTCGGACATATACGCGCCGTAGCAAATGGTGATGCCGAGCACCGCCGCAGTGAAGGGCTGAAGCTTGAGGTCAATGAACCACTGGCCGGCATTGGGCCAGTGCGGCATCAGCAGATTGCCGATCTTCTCGAAAATCTGCGGCAGGGCGAACCAGATGAA contains these protein-coding regions:
- a CDS encoding amino acid ABC transporter permease is translated as MTEQTQPLEEVPSQSRLLGRLAAVDRWWLLVLAVIGLIILLIKASPHPYAEIFNFLTDGIVTTLQITLTSFIFILIVGMFGGLGRLSRSWLIKGIASLYVEIIRGIPLLVQLLFIWFALPQIFEKIGNLLMPHWPNAGQWFIDLKLQPFTAAVLGITICYGAYMSEIFRAGIQSIHHGQMEAARSLGMTYVQAMRYVILPQAVRVILPPVGNEFVTLLKDSSLVSVLAVADLTRRGREYMSRTFLSLETWTMVALIYLVLTLTFTRLTSALERRMSLGQRR
- a CDS encoding amino acid ABC transporter ATP-binding protein; translation: MIEIINVCKSFGRVRALIDVTMHVNRGEVVVIIGPSGSGKSTLLRCINHLEVLDSGTIIVDGIPLTDEKTNINAVRAEVGMVFQQFNLFPHLTALENITLAQRVVRKRSKEEAEHIAYELLKKVGIPEKAHAYPMQLSGGQQQRVAIARALAMQPKIMLFDEPTSALDPEMIKEVLDVMLDLAREGMTMVVVSHEMGFARAAADRIIFMDAGRIIEETTPEELFTAPKHERTRQFLSKILH